A DNA window from Verrucomicrobiota bacterium contains the following coding sequences:
- a CDS encoding penicillin-binding protein 2 encodes MPNSIHKIRCAIVLGFLITAFVGLGAKLFYIQVSKHDFFVREALAQHEKRLTIFPSRGRILDCNGKTLAMSEPTYLVCLDPEVIADPRKTKDPDAFVTRLAEIMERPQTEIARLAYQTGKREVWVQRKVPDHVLEQIEALRRDRAFFEDVLPGVAGTDDRYSYQGVVLKDRMRRVYPNGTMLAHVLGYVRDELPDDKEHEPVVRDDKYPLAGIELSANSWLKGQNGSRVRQVDGRRREILRGAPADRPPVNGLDVVLTIDLNIQCFVEQAVARAAEAVTCSGITALVLRPQTGEILAWANSPGFDPNGLTPEMQAHTTNVGIEAYFEPGSTLKPFTAAIALQHRAVTLDTEFDCEHGFWRAPSGHRLHDSHSYDILSVFEIIEKSSNIGIAKVAMSLGGPAESPDMELAKRRLHDGLRAFGFGQRTGIRLPGEIVGRFSPVRDWSGYSITSLPMGQEIGVTPLQLALAYAAIANGGTRMEPRLVARTMDADDNIVEDFPPRAVGRVIGENVARDITAAMKAVVGEEGTGRRADIPGYTEAGKTGTAQKFLNGEYSKTVFFSSFAGFAPADNPQIVIVVALYDTVKPQHFGGTVAAPVFAEIGTNVLQYMEVAPDDVTGPEAGSPHAGAH; translated from the coding sequence ATGCCGAACAGCATCCACAAAATCCGCTGCGCGATCGTACTTGGTTTCCTCATCACCGCATTCGTCGGGCTTGGGGCCAAGCTCTTCTATATTCAGGTCAGCAAGCATGACTTCTTCGTGCGCGAGGCGCTCGCCCAGCACGAGAAGAGACTGACGATCTTCCCCTCGCGCGGCCGGATCCTGGACTGCAACGGCAAGACACTCGCCATGAGCGAGCCGACATATCTGGTCTGCCTCGATCCCGAAGTGATCGCCGATCCCAGGAAGACCAAGGATCCTGACGCCTTTGTCACCCGCCTCGCCGAGATCATGGAGCGGCCTCAGACTGAGATCGCCCGCCTCGCCTACCAGACCGGAAAACGCGAGGTCTGGGTCCAGCGCAAGGTGCCTGACCATGTCCTTGAGCAGATCGAGGCGTTGCGGCGAGACCGTGCGTTCTTTGAGGATGTGCTCCCCGGCGTCGCCGGCACTGACGATCGTTACAGCTACCAGGGCGTCGTACTCAAGGACCGCATGCGCCGTGTCTATCCCAACGGCACGATGCTCGCCCACGTGCTTGGCTATGTCCGAGATGAGCTGCCCGACGACAAGGAGCACGAGCCTGTCGTGCGCGACGACAAGTACCCGCTCGCCGGTATCGAGCTGTCGGCCAACAGCTGGCTCAAGGGCCAGAACGGGTCGAGGGTCAGGCAGGTTGACGGGAGACGCCGCGAGATTCTGCGCGGCGCCCCCGCGGACCGGCCGCCCGTGAACGGTCTGGACGTCGTCCTGACTATTGACCTGAACATCCAGTGCTTCGTCGAGCAAGCAGTCGCCCGCGCCGCCGAAGCGGTCACGTGCAGCGGGATAACGGCCCTCGTGCTCAGGCCGCAGACGGGCGAGATTCTCGCCTGGGCCAACTCGCCCGGATTCGACCCGAACGGGCTCACACCTGAGATGCAGGCACACACGACCAACGTCGGCATCGAGGCGTACTTCGAACCGGGCTCGACGCTCAAGCCGTTCACAGCGGCCATCGCGCTCCAGCACCGTGCCGTAACGCTCGATACCGAATTCGACTGCGAGCATGGCTTCTGGCGGGCCCCGAGCGGTCACCGCCTGCACGACTCGCATTCCTACGACATCCTGAGCGTCTTCGAGATCATCGAGAAATCGAGCAACATCGGCATCGCCAAGGTCGCCATGTCCCTTGGGGGGCCAGCCGAGAGTCCCGACATGGAGCTGGCCAAGCGGCGCCTGCACGATGGCTTGCGTGCCTTCGGGTTCGGGCAAAGAACAGGGATCAGACTGCCAGGGGAGATCGTCGGGCGCTTCAGCCCGGTGCGCGACTGGTCGGGTTACTCGATCACCTCGCTGCCGATGGGCCAGGAGATCGGCGTCACCCCGCTCCAACTCGCGCTGGCTTACGCTGCGATCGCCAATGGCGGCACGCGCATGGAACCGCGGCTGGTGGCACGCACGATGGACGCGGACGACAACATCGTCGAGGACTTCCCGCCCCGGGCCGTTGGCCGGGTGATCGGCGAGAACGTGGCTCGCGACATCACGGCGGCCATGAAGGCGGTCGTCGGCGAGGAAGGCACAGGCCGCCGCGCCGACATTCCCGGCTACACCGAGGCCGGCAAGACGGGCACCGCTCAGAAATTCCTCAACGGCGAGTACTCGAAGACCGTCTTCTTCTCGTCGTTCGCCGGCTTCGCTCCGGCCGACAATCCGCAGATCGTCATTGTCGTGGCCCTGTACGACACCGTGAAGCCCCAGCACTTCGGCGGCACCGTGGCGGCGCCGGTGTTTGCGGAGATCGGCACGAATGTGCTACAGTACATGGAGGTAGCTCCCGACGACGTGACCGGCCCGGAGGCCGGGTCCCCACATGCGGGGGCGCACTGA
- a CDS encoding phospho-N-acetylmuramoyl-pentapeptide-transferase, whose amino-acid sequence MLYYLFTWLQQYMSPLRVFQYLSVRATLAAITAMALSIMLGPWLIRKLYALKIGQPIRKDECPPLHALHRSKEGTPTMGGVLIVAAMVLPTLLWADMLSVFVLLVVGATLWLGVLGGIDDYLKIKQRNSKGLRARTKLAWQVLLGALVGCVLVAMPEPGRLLSTTQPNLLKSLSGESAEEAVNGTVNGTHPAPDVRNVIRDYGIRGYPKTLFLPFYRYPLVWLGAFYALLAVFVIAGSSNAVNLTDGLDGLAIGCSTTVAFVYVVISYLTGNFLLADYLNIEFINGSGELVIFLASMIGAGLGFLWFNAHPAQIFMGDTGSLALGGALGTVALIVKKEFLLLIAGGIFVIEALSVILQVAFFKWKRRRIFRMSPLHHHFEMCGWSETKVTVRFWIIAITFALLSLASLKLQ is encoded by the coding sequence ATGCTCTACTACCTCTTCACATGGCTCCAACAATACATGTCGCCGTTGCGCGTCTTCCAGTACCTCTCGGTGCGCGCCACGCTTGCGGCGATTACGGCCATGGCGCTCAGCATCATGCTCGGACCGTGGCTGATCCGGAAGCTCTATGCGCTCAAGATCGGCCAGCCCATCCGCAAGGACGAATGCCCGCCACTCCATGCTCTGCACCGAAGCAAGGAGGGCACCCCGACCATGGGCGGCGTGCTCATCGTGGCCGCTATGGTATTGCCGACACTGCTGTGGGCCGACATGCTTAGCGTCTTCGTGCTGCTCGTGGTGGGCGCGACGTTGTGGCTCGGTGTGCTCGGCGGCATCGACGACTACCTCAAGATCAAGCAGCGCAACAGCAAGGGCCTCCGGGCGCGCACGAAGCTCGCCTGGCAGGTGCTGCTCGGGGCACTCGTGGGCTGCGTGCTCGTCGCCATGCCCGAGCCGGGGCGCCTGCTTTCCACGACCCAGCCGAACCTGCTTAAGAGCCTGTCTGGCGAATCGGCCGAGGAGGCCGTGAATGGCACGGTCAACGGCACCCACCCGGCCCCCGACGTACGGAATGTTATCCGCGATTACGGCATCCGCGGCTATCCCAAGACGCTGTTCCTGCCGTTCTACCGCTATCCGCTGGTCTGGCTCGGCGCGTTCTATGCGCTACTCGCCGTCTTCGTCATCGCCGGCTCGTCGAACGCCGTCAACCTCACCGATGGGCTCGACGGGTTGGCGATCGGCTGCTCGACGACTGTCGCGTTCGTCTACGTCGTCATCAGCTACCTCACGGGCAACTTCCTGCTCGCCGACTACCTCAACATCGAATTCATCAACGGCAGCGGTGAGCTTGTGATCTTCCTCGCGAGCATGATCGGCGCGGGGCTCGGATTCTTGTGGTTCAACGCGCACCCGGCGCAGATCTTCATGGGCGACACGGGAAGCCTCGCGCTCGGCGGGGCACTTGGGACGGTCGCCTTGATCGTCAAGAAGGAGTTCCTCCTGCTGATCGCCGGCGGCATCTTCGTTATCGAAGCGCTGTCAGTCATCCTGCAGGTGGCGTTTTTTAAGTGGAAGCGGCGTCGCATCTTCCGTATGTCGCCGCTGCATCACCATTTCGAGATGTGTGGATGGAGCGAGACGAAAGTCACCGTGCGGTTCTGGATCATCGCGATCACGTTCGCGCTCCTGAGCCTCGCCTCGCTCAAGTTGCAGTAG
- a CDS encoding UDP-N-acetylmuramoyl-L-alanyl-D-glutamate--2,6-diaminopimelate ligase has product MKLSELLTVLETHRTSGDVHTEIAGLTQNSRQVLRDHLFVAVRGEKTDGHLYIDDAVSAGAVAVVCEEADFPVHGAAKIVVPDSRVALARLADAFYGHPSARLRVVGVTGTNGKTTITYLVRNALARAGIDSGLMGTIEYRVDGRTIPADRTTPDPVLIHSLLAEMVARGCGAAVMEVSSHALDQRRVDAVHFNVGVFTNLTQDHLDYHRDLDEYLDAKARLFEMLGDYPDDPWPKHAVVNVADPRAGRIIEASRAPVITYGLSEAADVRAVDIRLGADGSLFTAVMPRGKVPVRLSLIGRHNISNALAALAVGEALGLDVNAVVSGIADTTHVPGRLEFIENDRGFTVVVDYAHTDDALRNVLASLREITLGRLITVFGCGGDRDPGKRPKMGAAVRELADFSIITSDNPRSEDPGAIIEQILTAYTDADRYLVETDRRAAIETAIAMARAGDTVLIAGKGHETYQQFRNQTIVFDDRAVARAALAR; this is encoded by the coding sequence ATGAAGCTCAGCGAGCTGCTCACGGTGCTCGAGACGCACCGGACCAGCGGCGATGTGCATACAGAGATCGCGGGGCTGACCCAGAACTCGCGACAGGTCCTGCGCGACCACCTTTTCGTCGCTGTCCGCGGTGAGAAGACCGACGGACATCTCTACATCGACGACGCGGTGAGTGCCGGCGCGGTGGCCGTCGTGTGCGAGGAAGCCGACTTCCCCGTCCACGGCGCCGCCAAGATCGTCGTGCCCGACAGCCGTGTCGCGCTCGCGCGGCTCGCCGATGCGTTCTATGGCCACCCTTCGGCGAGGCTGCGCGTCGTCGGCGTCACCGGCACGAACGGCAAGACGACGATCACCTACCTCGTCCGCAACGCGCTCGCGCGCGCCGGGATCGACTCGGGCCTGATGGGCACGATCGAGTACCGCGTCGACGGGCGCACGATCCCGGCCGACCGCACGACGCCTGACCCGGTGCTCATTCACTCGCTGCTGGCCGAGATGGTTGCCCGCGGCTGCGGGGCTGCGGTGATGGAGGTGTCGTCGCACGCGCTCGATCAGAGACGCGTCGACGCTGTCCACTTCAACGTCGGCGTGTTCACGAACTTGACGCAGGACCACCTTGACTACCACCGCGACCTCGACGAGTACCTTGACGCCAAGGCGCGCTTGTTCGAGATGCTCGGCGATTACCCCGACGATCCGTGGCCCAAGCATGCCGTTGTCAACGTCGCCGATCCGCGCGCCGGGCGTATCATCGAGGCCTCGCGCGCTCCCGTGATCACCTACGGGCTGAGCGAGGCGGCCGACGTGCGCGCCGTCGACATCCGCCTGGGTGCTGATGGCAGCCTGTTCACGGCCGTGATGCCGCGCGGCAAGGTGCCCGTGCGGCTCAGCCTCATCGGGCGGCACAATATCTCTAACGCGCTCGCCGCCCTCGCCGTGGGCGAGGCGCTCGGGCTCGACGTGAACGCCGTCGTCTCGGGTATCGCCGACACAACGCACGTGCCCGGCCGGCTCGAGTTCATTGAGAACGATCGCGGCTTTACCGTCGTCGTCGATTACGCGCACACCGACGATGCGCTGCGGAACGTGCTTGCGTCGCTACGCGAGATCACGCTGGGGCGGCTCATCACGGTGTTCGGCTGCGGCGGCGATCGTGACCCGGGCAAACGGCCCAAGATGGGCGCCGCCGTGCGCGAGCTCGCCGACTTCTCGATCATCACGTCGGACAACCCGCGCAGCGAGGATCCCGGCGCAATCATCGAGCAGATCCTGACGGCCTATACCGACGCAGACAGGTATCTCGTCGAGACCGATCGGCGTGCGGCCATCGAGACAGCTATCGCCATGGCCCGCGCCGGCGATACAGTGCTCATTGCCGGCAAGGGGCACGAGACGTACCAGCAGTTCCGAAACCAGACGATCGTGTTCGACGACCGCGCAGTCGCCCGCGCGGCGCTTGCGCGATAG
- a CDS encoding UDP-N-acetylmuramoyl-tripeptide--D-alanyl-D-alanine ligase gives MKLAEIAAVTRGCLVGGSPQATVCSVSTDTRTLRPGDLFVALVGEHFDGHGFAAQALAKRATAVVVNEARVPHGTAYKPAILVEDTTQALQGIARANRERSRCTVVAITGSNGKTTTKDFIATLAGRHVKTVSSEGSFNNHVGVPVTLLRIEAGTRLAVVEIGMSAAGEIRALAGVARPEVGVVTNVNPAHLEFFDSVAAIADAKAELVESLPDDGTAVLNIDDAWVRQIGERWTGRRVTFGTNPEADVQLSILDETTRGSEVRLRCFSDELDALVPAPGRHNALNATAALAACCAVGLDPKIVVDGFAALQLPKMRFERREVRGMLVINDAYNANPESVRAALETFAAMPVEGRRVVVLGEMRELGDHSLDAHREVGRLVATHGFARLVTTGGYAGRIAEAAVEYGMAARCVMPCSGTEEATKRLRGELRPGDAVLIKGSRAIGMERIAEGLATLDERTTRRSTSRT, from the coding sequence ATGAAACTGGCTGAAATAGCCGCTGTAACCCGTGGTTGCCTCGTCGGTGGGTCGCCACAGGCAACCGTGTGCTCGGTCTCGACCGACACCCGCACTTTGCGGCCCGGCGATCTGTTCGTCGCCCTCGTCGGCGAGCATTTCGATGGACACGGCTTTGCCGCTCAAGCGCTGGCCAAACGCGCCACGGCTGTCGTCGTCAATGAGGCCCGCGTTCCTCATGGCACCGCGTACAAGCCGGCTATCCTCGTCGAGGACACAACACAAGCGCTCCAGGGCATCGCACGCGCCAACCGCGAACGCAGCCGCTGCACGGTCGTTGCCATCACGGGCAGCAACGGCAAAACGACGACGAAAGACTTCATCGCAACGCTCGCCGGGCGGCATGTCAAGACGGTCTCGAGCGAAGGCTCGTTCAACAACCACGTCGGCGTGCCGGTCACGCTCCTGCGCATCGAGGCGGGCACACGGCTCGCCGTGGTCGAGATCGGCATGAGCGCCGCGGGCGAGATCCGCGCGCTCGCTGGGGTGGCCCGGCCCGAGGTCGGGGTCGTCACGAACGTCAATCCTGCGCACCTCGAGTTCTTCGACTCGGTCGCAGCGATTGCCGACGCCAAGGCGGAGCTCGTCGAATCGCTACCGGACGACGGCACGGCCGTGCTCAACATCGACGACGCGTGGGTGCGCCAGATCGGCGAGCGCTGGACAGGTCGCCGCGTCACATTTGGAACGAACCCAGAGGCCGACGTGCAGCTCTCGATCCTCGATGAGACGACGCGCGGGTCCGAGGTGCGGTTGAGATGCTTCAGCGACGAACTCGACGCACTCGTCCCGGCTCCGGGCCGCCACAACGCGCTCAACGCGACGGCGGCGCTCGCCGCCTGCTGCGCCGTCGGGCTCGATCCGAAAATCGTCGTCGACGGATTTGCCGCGCTCCAGTTGCCCAAGATGCGCTTCGAGCGACGCGAGGTCCGCGGCATGCTCGTCATCAACGACGCGTACAATGCCAATCCGGAATCGGTGCGGGCGGCGCTCGAGACGTTCGCCGCCATGCCCGTCGAAGGCCGGCGTGTCGTCGTGCTCGGCGAGATGCGTGAGCTCGGTGACCACAGCCTCGACGCGCACCGCGAGGTCGGCCGGCTTGTGGCCACGCACGGCTTCGCGCGGCTCGTCACTACCGGCGGCTACGCGGGCCGCATTGCCGAGGCCGCCGTCGAATACGGGATGGCTGCGCGCTGCGTGATGCCGTGCAGCGGAACCGAGGAGGCGACAAAGCGGCTCCGCGGCGAGCTGCGGCCCGGCGACGCCGTGCTCATCAAGGGTTCTCGGGCCATCGGAATGGAACGCATCGCAGAGGGACTCGCGACACTCGACGAGCGCACCACGCGGCGCTCGACGAGCCGCACATAA